The DNA sequence AGGGGCGCAGGCCGAAGTTACCGCTGGGTAAAGTGGCGGTCAACAGGGAGTTCGGCGGCATGTGCCAATTGTGGCCAAAGTGAAAAACCGCAGCGGTTTTTCACTGGACCGTCAGTCGGCCGCGCACGGCGCGGTCGTGCTCGGCCCGTCGTCCGGCCCGGCGTGCCGGGTGGCCCGGCGCGCGCCCTCGGGGCCGAGGAACGGCGCGGTGGCCGCGTACGTGAGCACCGGCAGCAGCAGCGGCAGCTCCTCGGCCCGCCCCTGCGCCACCCGGGCGCGGATGGTGGCGTGGATGCCGCCGACCACGGTGGACACCAGCACGTCGCGGTCCACCCCGGTGAGCGCCGGCCCCGGCCCGGCGTCGGCGAAGAACCGGCGGAAGCTGTGCAGCAGCGCGTCGCGTTCCCGGCGGGCGTCCGGGCCGGCGGCGTCCACCTCGACCAGTGCCATCCGGGCGAACGCGGGCACGCTGGCCAGCACGTCGAGCAGGGTGCGCAACGCGGCCCGGGCGGCGTCCGGCCAGGCCGGTCCGGCCCCGGCGTAGGCGGCCTCCATGAGTTGTGAGACCACCGCGATGCCGTGCCGGTAGGTGGCGAGGAACGCGTCCTGCTTGCCGCTGAACAGGGCGTAGAAGGCCGGCCGGGTGACGCCTGCCGCATGGCAGATGTCGGTGACCCGGGCGTTGTCGTACCCCCGGGTGGCGACCTCGCGGACCAGCCCGTCGAAGAGGCGGTCGCGCTGGGTCGCCGCCACCTCCTCGGCCGGTACCCGCCGGGGTCCGCGCTTGATGGCGCGGTCCGGGTCGCGGCCGTGCCGGGCGCCGGGCAGCGGCGCCGGCGGGGGCGGGCTCTGCATGGTCAAGATATCGGCCTTCCGTGATGCGTTGACTTTACGACCCTCTGAGGTTTATAACTTTCGACACGCTCAGTTCACAGCCCGTCACCATTGGTGATCACCACGGAAGGGCTCGAACGGCCGTCATTATCGCCGTCCGGCTCCACCACCACCCCCGTCCCACCGCCGGAAGGAACCACCATGCCCAGGTACGGACGCATCGGCGCGGGCCTCGCCGCCCTGGCGCTGCTGACCGGTCTGGTCGGCGCCACCCCCGCCACCGCCGCCCCCTCCACCTCGCTGGCCAGCGCCGTGCTGACCTACCCGACCGCGGCCGGCACCGCCGTGTCGGTCAACGACGTCATCCAGGCCAGCCTGAAGACCGGCACCAGCGCGACGTTCTACTCCTCGGCCAGCGGCACCACCGGCGTCAAGTGCGCCGCGTCCACGTTCAGCGCCAAGGTGCTGAGCAACCCGACCGCTCCCGGCACCGCCACCGAGAGCCTCACCGCGCAGTCGTTCACGAGCTGCACCAGCAACATCATCGGCACCACCGGCGTGCAGAGCGTGACCGTCAACAACCTGCCGTACACCACGTCGGTCACCAGCGGCGGCGTGGTGACCATCTCCGGCACCTCGGCCGCGCCGATCCAGAGCACCGTGGTGCTGAACTCGCTGCTCGGCCCGATCACCTGCGTCTACCGGACCAGCACCAACACGCTCACCGGCGTGGCGGCCAACGCCACCAACTCGATCGCGTTCACCAACCAGACCCTGACCAAGTTCTCCGGCCCGTCGCTCTGCTTCGGCACCGCGTACTTCACCGCGACCTACTCGCCGGTGCGGGACACCAGCAAGACCGGCAGCCCGGCGGTCTTCGTCAACTGACCACCCGGCAAGTGGCCGGTGCGCGGCGGTTCGCCGCGCACCGGCCCCCGCCATGGGGTACGTGGTGTCAGGTGGGCGGGGTCGCCGCGCGACACAGTGACAGTTGTCCCGACCCCGGCGCGGTGGCAGCGTGCGGGAACCAGACCGCCGCTGAAGGGTGCGCCGATGACCGACGAC is a window from the Micromonospora sp. DSM 45708 genome containing:
- a CDS encoding TetR/AcrR family transcriptional regulator translates to MQSPPPPAPLPGARHGRDPDRAIKRGPRRVPAEEVAATQRDRLFDGLVREVATRGYDNARVTDICHAAGVTRPAFYALFSGKQDAFLATYRHGIAVVSQLMEAAYAGAGPAWPDAARAALRTLLDVLASVPAFARMALVEVDAAGPDARRERDALLHSFRRFFADAGPGPALTGVDRDVLVSTVVGGIHATIRARVAQGRAEELPLLLPVLTYAATAPFLGPEGARRATRHAGPDDGPSTTAPCAAD
- a CDS encoding Tat pathway signal sequence domain protein: MPRYGRIGAGLAALALLTGLVGATPATAAPSTSLASAVLTYPTAAGTAVSVNDVIQASLKTGTSATFYSSASGTTGVKCAASTFSAKVLSNPTAPGTATESLTAQSFTSCTSNIIGTTGVQSVTVNNLPYTTSVTSGGVVTISGTSAAPIQSTVVLNSLLGPITCVYRTSTNTLTGVAANATNSIAFTNQTLTKFSGPSLCFGTAYFTATYSPVRDTSKTGSPAVFVN